A region of Candidatus Tanganyikabacteria bacterium DNA encodes the following proteins:
- a CDS encoding WecB/TagA/CpsF family glycosyltransferase translates to LPTTVNIGVGASIDFLAGRVRRAPAWIGRLGLEWLFRLALEPRRLWRRYLLRDLPFLARLLASGGHLS, encoded by the coding sequence CCTCCCGACCACGGTGAACATCGGCGTGGGCGCCTCCATCGACTTCCTGGCGGGCCGGGTGCGGCGCGCCCCGGCCTGGATCGGGCGCCTGGGGCTCGAATGGCTGTTTCGGCTGGCGCTGGAGCCCAGGCGGCTCTGGCGCCGCTATCTGCTGCGCGATCTGCCCTTCCTCGCGCGGCTACTGGCTAGTGGTGGTCACCTCTCCTAG
- a CDS encoding phenylacetate--CoA ligase family protein — protein sequence MSIRMRAYDLLSGRSSWRCYQTYLKTQWFSPAQMKEFQVAKLRRLLYHCQAHVPFYAQVLAENRIDPATVDSPEVLQAFPILDKSRVRAAYKRFVTDNLGRLPKVRVGQTGGTTGEPLRFYQDSDAQSSMQGAIFRFNDWMGVDYSAPKITVWGGRVADDTWLKRLKKRTRCLLERDEPIDAFRIRPGRFEELKDVFERVKPQLLQGYCLSIYELARLFDEHGYHPRLAALVTTVEPLFDEYRPLFRKVFGCEAFDQYGSSEIKSIAFECDHHKGLHVCWERVWAEVEPDGTLILTDLDNLAFPFIRYKLGDQVRLAAETCACGRRGPVFEKILGRVGNVVIGLDGNRLHPEYFTHLINETAISYNRNVRRYQVVQRSRDELVWQFVADPLTPEDKETLTGYLRDYLGAMAITIANVPEIPTAPSGKFQYVVSELGEVTTTSQ from the coding sequence GTGAGCATCCGGATGCGCGCTTACGACCTGTTGTCCGGCAGGTCGTCATGGCGATGCTACCAAACCTACCTGAAAACGCAGTGGTTCTCGCCCGCCCAGATGAAGGAGTTCCAGGTAGCCAAGCTTCGGCGGCTTCTCTACCATTGCCAAGCGCACGTGCCGTTCTACGCCCAGGTGCTCGCGGAAAATCGCATCGATCCGGCCACCGTCGATTCGCCCGAGGTCTTGCAGGCCTTCCCGATCCTCGACAAGTCGCGAGTCCGGGCGGCCTACAAGCGCTTCGTCACTGACAACCTAGGCCGTTTGCCCAAGGTCCGCGTCGGCCAGACCGGCGGAACGACGGGCGAGCCGCTCCGCTTCTACCAGGATTCGGACGCCCAAAGCTCGATGCAGGGCGCGATCTTCCGATTCAACGACTGGATGGGAGTGGACTATTCGGCACCCAAGATTACGGTCTGGGGCGGACGCGTCGCGGACGACACCTGGCTCAAGCGGCTCAAGAAGCGCACGCGCTGTCTGCTTGAACGCGACGAACCGATCGATGCCTTCCGCATCCGTCCGGGCCGCTTTGAGGAGCTCAAGGACGTTTTCGAGCGCGTGAAGCCACAGCTGTTGCAGGGCTATTGCCTCTCCATTTACGAGTTGGCGCGCCTATTCGACGAGCACGGCTACCACCCGCGCCTTGCGGCCCTCGTGACGACGGTCGAGCCCTTGTTCGACGAGTACCGACCGCTCTTCCGCAAGGTTTTTGGCTGCGAAGCTTTCGACCAGTACGGCTCCAGCGAGATCAAGTCAATCGCTTTCGAATGCGATCACCACAAAGGCCTGCACGTCTGCTGGGAGCGCGTCTGGGCCGAAGTCGAGCCTGACGGCACGCTCATCCTGACGGACCTGGACAATCTGGCATTTCCCTTCATCCGCTACAAACTGGGAGACCAGGTCAGGTTGGCGGCCGAAACGTGCGCATGCGGACGCCGCGGACCGGTCTTCGAGAAGATCCTCGGCCGCGTGGGCAACGTCGTGATAGGGCTGGATGGCAACCGCCTTCATCCCGAGTACTTCACGCACCTCATCAACGAAACCGCGATCAGTTACAACCGCAATGTCCGCCGCTACCAGGTCGTGCAGCGGTCGCGCGACGAGCTTGTCTGGCAGTTCGTGGCGGATCCCCTCACTCCGGAGGATAAGGAGACCCTCACCGGCTACCTGCGCGATTACCTCGGCGCCATGGCGATCACGATCGCCAACGTGCCGGAAATTCCCACGGCCCCGTCGGGCAAGTTCCAGTACGTCGTCTCCGAGCTAGGAGAGGTGACCACCACTAGCCAGTAG